Proteins encoded in a region of the Zea mays cultivar B73 chromosome 2, Zm-B73-REFERENCE-NAM-5.0, whole genome shotgun sequence genome:
- the LOC103647534 gene encoding fasciclin-like arabinogalactan protein 7, protein MFPLYSTPSISTQLSFELPPLSSRLLLPSPLPCSAALDQGLQPEKRAEDQARRAPGSRCLMGSKAVILAAAVLAVLLSTPALAQKGSPPAPVSLPPAPAPAPAPHYVDLAELLSVAGPFHTFLSYLERTNVIETFQGQANDTKVGITVFVPKDSAFSALKKSTFSNLTSDQLKKLLLYHALPRFYSLAEFKNLSSLNPVDTFAGSPYTLNLTDDMGTIYVQSMWSRPKIASSVYATRPVAVYALNKVLLPMQLFSKDPPLAPAPAPAPESGASDAPSPAAAGKAGGLTGGKGDSTSAAHSTGAVGVASSLLLAAAARLILLWW, encoded by the exons ATGTTCCCTTTATATAGCACCCCCTCTATCTCTACCCAGCTCTCCTTCGAGCTGCCACCCCTCTCTTCTCGTCTTCTTCTCCCGTCCCCTCTTCCCTGCTCTGCTGCGCTCGACCAG GGGCTTCAACCAGAGAAGCGAGCAGAGGATCAGGCGCGCCGCGCGCCAGGCAGCCGCTGCTTGATGGGGTCCAAAGCGGTAATTCTTGCCGCGGCTGTACTGGCGGTCCTCCTCTCCACCCCGGCATTGGCTCAGAAGGGTAGCCCGCCGGCGCCCGTGTCACTGCcgccggccccggccccggcgccggcgccgcaCTACGTGGACCTCGCGGAGCTCCTGAGCGTGGCCGGCCCGTTCCACACGTTCCTCAGCTACCTGGAGAGGACCAACGTGATCGAGACCTTCCAGGGCCAGGCCAACGACACCAAAGTGGGCATCACCGTGTTCGTCCCCAAGGACTCGGCGTTCTCGGCGCTCAAGAAGTCCACCTTCTCCAACCTCACCTCCGACCAGCTCAAGAAGCTGCTCCTGTACCACGCGTTGCCCAGGTTCTACTCCCtggccgagttcaagaacctgagCTCGCTCAACCCGGTGGACACCTTCGCCGGGTCGCCCTACACGCTCAACCTCACCGACGACATGGGCACCATCTACGTGCAGTCCATGTGGTCCAGGCCCAAGATCGCCAGCAGCGTGTACGCCACCAGGCCCGTCGCCGTCTACGCGCTCAACAAGGTGCTGCTGCCCATGCAGCTCTTCAGCAAGGACCCGCCGCTCGCGccggcgcccgcgcccgcgcccgagtCCGGGGCGTCCGATGCCCCCAGCCCCGCGGCCGCCGGCAAAGCAGGCGGCCTGACGGGCGGCAAGGGCGACTCGACGAGCGCCGCGCACAGCACCGGCGCCGTCGGCGTTGCCAGCTCCTTGCTGCTCGCTGCAGCAGCGCGCTTGATTCTCCTGTGGTGGTGA